In a genomic window of Halostella litorea:
- the citZ gene encoding citrate synthase, which translates to MSDELKKGLEGVLVAESGLSHIDGDEGRLVYRGYAIEDLARQASYEEVLYLLWHGRLPDADELADFADEMTAEREVDDGVLATVRELAEQDEDPMAALRTAVSMLSGYDPDDSDHEPDDREANLRKGRRITAKIPTLLAAYNRIRNGQEPVDPREDLDHAANFLYMLNGEEPDDVLAETFDMALVLHADHGLNASTFAAMVTSSTLADLHSAVTSAIGTLSGSLHGGANQNVMRMLKEVDDSDKDPVKWVRDALDEGRRVPGFGHRVYNVKDPRAKILGEESEALGEAAGDTKWYEYSVAIEEFMAEEKGIAPNVDFYSASTYYQMGIPVDIYTPIFAMSRAGGWIAHVLEQFEDNRLIRPRARYVGSEREEFVPVDER; encoded by the coding sequence ATGTCTGACGAGCTGAAGAAGGGGCTCGAGGGTGTGCTTGTCGCGGAGTCCGGACTGAGCCACATCGACGGCGACGAGGGACGACTCGTCTACCGCGGCTACGCCATCGAGGACCTGGCCAGGCAGGCGAGCTACGAGGAGGTCCTCTACCTGCTCTGGCACGGCCGCCTCCCCGACGCCGACGAGCTCGCCGACTTCGCCGACGAGATGACGGCCGAGCGCGAGGTCGACGACGGCGTGCTGGCGACCGTCCGCGAACTCGCCGAGCAGGACGAGGACCCCATGGCCGCGCTCCGGACGGCGGTGTCGATGCTGTCGGGGTACGACCCGGACGACTCCGACCACGAACCGGACGACCGCGAGGCCAACCTCCGGAAGGGTCGCCGGATCACGGCGAAGATCCCGACGCTCCTCGCCGCCTACAACCGGATCCGCAACGGGCAGGAGCCGGTCGACCCGCGCGAGGACCTGGACCACGCCGCGAACTTCCTCTACATGCTCAACGGCGAGGAGCCCGACGACGTGCTCGCCGAGACGTTCGACATGGCGCTGGTGCTCCACGCCGACCACGGTCTGAACGCCTCCACGTTCGCCGCGATGGTCACCTCCAGCACGCTGGCCGACCTCCACAGCGCGGTCACCTCCGCCATCGGGACGCTGTCGGGTAGCCTCCACGGCGGCGCGAACCAGAACGTGATGCGGATGCTGAAGGAGGTCGACGACAGCGACAAGGACCCGGTGAAGTGGGTGCGCGACGCGCTCGACGAGGGCCGGCGCGTCCCCGGGTTCGGCCACCGCGTCTACAACGTCAAGGACCCCCGCGCGAAGATCCTCGGCGAGGAGTCCGAGGCGCTCGGCGAGGCGGCCGGCGACACGAAGTGGTACGAGTACAGCGTCGCCATCGAGGAGTTCATGGCCGAGGAGAAAGGCATCGCGCCGAACGTCGACTTCTACTCCGCCTCCACGTACTACCAGATGGGCATCCCGGTCGACATCTACACCCCCATCTTCGCGATGAGCCGCGCCGGCGGCTGGATCGCCCACGTCCTCGAACAGTTCGAGGACAACCGCCTCATCCGGCCGCGCGCCCGGTACGTCGGGTCCGAGCGCGAGGAGTTCGTCCCCGTCGACGAGCGCTGA
- a CDS encoding DUF7511 domain-containing protein, whose product MSTNTPTTDSKSPGEELHAVTVENDGRPDECTLYPRGSTGIDRMSRWITVEADAVVDLDAVR is encoded by the coding sequence ATGAGTACGAACACGCCGACGACCGATTCGAAGTCGCCCGGGGAGGAACTGCACGCCGTCACGGTCGAGAACGACGGCCGGCCGGACGAGTGCACGCTCTACCCGAGGGGGAGCACCGGTATCGACCGCATGTCCCGGTGGATCACGGTCGAAGCCGACGCCGTCGTCGACTTGGACGCGGTGCGATAG
- a CDS encoding potassium channel family protein encodes MDAPGAVEYEPASVKELLAEMKDTAELLIDLSYSAVLLGSDDLAEEVLTLEERMDVLQLRARMSLLMASRSVDDAEQLAPVLGVVGAAEGISDAAGDIAAVVLEEIGLPDALRTALPDAVETLVRATVDADSEYAGRTLGDINLETETGVRVIAIRRGGDWLLNPDRGTRVEADDVVLLRGPDDGISTVYATATRTAYAPPEPEAAGIDDLDRAVDSIVLMKNMSELAVDLAYGSVLFDSEDVAAEVAELEAEVDALQSRFEAWTLRAAARVDDPVALRGLVRIGTSTEEISDAALDISEGVLRGIGAHPVVTEAVLESDEVIVRLTVDPGSELDGVTLGEREVKTETGTRVIAVRRPGEGDDDWVVSPGPATRLNGGDVLLAKGTRTGAERLAALVS; translated from the coding sequence ATGGACGCGCCCGGTGCCGTCGAGTACGAACCCGCGAGCGTCAAGGAGCTGCTCGCGGAGATGAAAGACACCGCGGAGCTGCTTATCGACCTCTCGTACTCGGCGGTGCTGCTGGGCAGCGACGACCTCGCCGAGGAGGTGCTCACGCTGGAGGAGCGGATGGACGTGCTCCAGCTTCGGGCGCGGATGAGCCTGCTGATGGCCTCGCGGAGCGTCGACGACGCCGAACAGCTCGCCCCGGTGCTGGGCGTCGTCGGGGCGGCCGAGGGGATAAGCGACGCCGCGGGCGACATCGCCGCGGTCGTCTTGGAGGAGATCGGCCTCCCCGACGCCCTGCGGACGGCGCTGCCCGACGCCGTCGAGACGCTGGTCCGGGCGACCGTCGACGCCGACAGCGAGTACGCCGGCCGGACGCTGGGCGACATCAACCTCGAAACCGAGACCGGGGTCCGGGTGATCGCCATCCGGCGCGGCGGCGACTGGCTGCTGAACCCCGACCGCGGGACCCGGGTCGAGGCCGACGACGTGGTCCTGCTGCGCGGCCCGGACGACGGCATCTCGACCGTCTACGCGACGGCGACCCGGACCGCCTACGCCCCGCCGGAGCCCGAGGCCGCGGGCATCGACGACCTCGACCGCGCGGTCGACTCCATCGTCCTCATGAAAAACATGAGCGAACTTGCGGTCGACCTGGCGTACGGCTCGGTACTGTTCGACAGCGAGGACGTCGCCGCCGAGGTGGCCGAACTCGAAGCGGAGGTCGACGCCCTCCAGTCCCGGTTCGAGGCGTGGACGCTCCGCGCGGCGGCCCGCGTCGACGACCCCGTCGCGCTCCGCGGGCTGGTCCGGATCGGCACCAGCACCGAGGAGATAAGCGACGCCGCCCTCGACATCTCCGAGGGCGTCCTGCGGGGGATCGGCGCGCACCCGGTCGTCACCGAGGCGGTGCTCGAAAGCGACGAGGTGATCGTCCGGCTGACCGTCGACCCCGGGAGCGAGTTGGACGGCGTCACGCTCGGCGAGCGCGAGGTGAAGACGGAGACGGGCACCCGCGTCATCGCCGTCCGCCGGCCGGGCGAGGGCGACGACGACTGGGTGGTCTCGCCGGGGCCGGCGACGCGGCTCAACGGCGGCGACGTGCTCCTCGCGAAGGGGACCCGGACGGGCGCGGAGCGGCTGGCGGCGCTCGTGAGCTGA
- a CDS encoding DUF7536 family protein, with product MPDDVPDRPPMVQFMRALDVPRNAKISAVAGVGFAAVLYGFFVVAPAVLSGVPARGRSPLLYLALAFVAAVTSAMLFVTVLTLVSAVRLAREDGGE from the coding sequence GTGCCCGACGACGTCCCCGACCGGCCGCCGATGGTGCAGTTCATGCGGGCGCTGGACGTGCCCCGCAACGCGAAGATAAGCGCCGTCGCCGGCGTCGGCTTCGCCGCCGTCCTCTATGGCTTTTTCGTCGTCGCGCCCGCCGTCCTATCGGGCGTGCCGGCCCGCGGCCGCTCGCCCCTGCTCTACCTCGCGCTCGCGTTCGTCGCCGCGGTGACGTCGGCGATGCTGTTCGTCACCGTCCTGACGCTCGTCTCGGCCGTGCGGCTCGCCCGCGAGGACGGCGGCGAGTAG
- a CDS encoding Rid family detoxifying hydrolase, with product MKRVIGTPDAPAAVGAYSQATTDGSLLFTAGQIPMTADGDLLADESITVQTRQSLENVTAILEEEGLTVEDVLKTTVYMDDIDDFEAMNEAYEEYFLDNPPARSAVEVAALPKGVGVEIEAIASAE from the coding sequence ATGAAACGCGTCATCGGCACCCCCGACGCCCCCGCCGCGGTGGGCGCGTACAGTCAGGCGACGACCGACGGGTCGCTCCTGTTCACGGCCGGCCAGATCCCCATGACCGCCGACGGCGACCTGCTGGCCGACGAGTCGATCACGGTCCAGACCCGGCAGTCCCTGGAGAACGTCACCGCGATCCTCGAGGAGGAGGGCCTCACCGTCGAGGACGTGCTGAAGACGACGGTGTACATGGACGACATCGACGACTTCGAGGCGATGAACGAGGCCTACGAGGAGTACTTCCTCGACAACCCGCCGGCCCGGAGCGCCGTCGAGGTCGCCGCCCTGCCGAAGGGCGTCGGCGTGGAGATAGAGGCGATCGCCTCGGCGGAGTGA
- a CDS encoding SOS response-associated peptidase: MCGRYSLFAPREDLIDLLDAEPTAAIEPRYNMAPGEELPVVRDAASDRVEFLQWGLVPPWADDDGSGLINARAETVADKPSFRDAFEQSHADGGPRAGRCLVPADGFYEWVETDGGKRPYRVAFEDDRPFLMAGLWATWETEVEQVGLDAFGDGEPETGTRRVDSFAVITTEPNDLVADLHHRMAVILDDGAAERWLTAAPDEALDLLKTHPATEMRAYPVSTAVNDPANDSPAVAEPVDDDSI; this comes from the coding sequence ATGTGTGGCCGCTACAGCCTCTTCGCCCCCCGTGAGGACCTGATCGACCTGCTCGACGCCGAGCCGACGGCGGCGATAGAGCCGCGGTACAACATGGCCCCCGGCGAGGAACTGCCGGTCGTCCGCGACGCCGCGTCGGACCGGGTCGAGTTCCTGCAGTGGGGGCTCGTGCCCCCGTGGGCCGACGACGACGGGTCGGGGCTCATCAACGCCCGCGCGGAGACGGTGGCCGACAAGCCGAGCTTTCGGGACGCGTTCGAGCAGTCCCACGCGGACGGCGGGCCGCGGGCGGGGCGGTGTCTCGTCCCCGCCGACGGCTTCTACGAGTGGGTCGAGACCGACGGCGGCAAGCGCCCCTACCGCGTGGCGTTCGAGGACGACCGTCCGTTCCTCATGGCCGGCCTCTGGGCGACGTGGGAGACGGAGGTCGAGCAGGTGGGCCTCGACGCCTTCGGCGACGGCGAGCCGGAGACGGGGACGCGGCGCGTCGACTCCTTTGCGGTCATTACCACCGAACCAAACGACCTCGTCGCCGACCTCCACCACCGGATGGCGGTCATCCTCGACGACGGCGCGGCCGAGCGGTGGCTCACCGCCGCGCCCGACGAGGCGCTCGACCTGCTCAAGACGCATCCCGCAACCGAGATGCGGGCGTACCCGGTGTCGACGGCGGTGAACGACCCCGCGAACGACTCGCCTGCGGTCGCCGAACCGGTCGACGATGATAGTATATAA
- a CDS encoding pyridoxal-phosphate dependent enzyme, with amino-acid sequence MPADLRCHACGNEYEAGPDEPWRCACGHALDFAAQPLPEGSPPPFSKLDTRRGLWTFFEFLPVSRQVSLGEGFTPLVPAEEWDAQFKLEYVFPTGSYKDRGATTLLSRAVELGVDTVIEDSSGNAGAAIATYAARAGLDAEIYVPADIKQSKLVAIQRAGARPVRVEGDREAVTEACLAAVEGDESAASLGDAPGQSGEGWYGSHAWNPAFYAGTMTFAFEVAAQREWAVPDAVVLPLGHGTLLLGAYRGFRALREAGVTDDVPRLLAAQGTGYAPIAEAIGSDPPDEPDPGAELTAALDRDEEPAEPNELVDGVHIKEPARKDQIVDAIRDTGGDAVALDAAAVEGSLDRLHRAGFYVEPTSAIAPAALSEYRRRGVVAESDDVVVPLTGSGMKTL; translated from the coding sequence ATGCCGGCCGACCTGCGCTGCCACGCCTGCGGCAACGAGTACGAGGCCGGGCCGGACGAGCCGTGGCGCTGTGCCTGCGGCCACGCGCTCGACTTCGCCGCCCAACCCCTCCCGGAGGGGAGCCCGCCGCCGTTCTCGAAGCTCGACACCCGCCGCGGGCTGTGGACGTTCTTCGAGTTCCTGCCGGTGAGCCGGCAGGTGAGCCTCGGCGAGGGGTTCACGCCGCTCGTGCCGGCCGAGGAGTGGGACGCCCAGTTCAAGCTGGAGTACGTGTTCCCGACCGGGAGCTACAAGGACCGCGGCGCGACGACGCTGCTCTCGCGGGCGGTCGAACTCGGCGTCGACACCGTCATCGAGGACTCGTCGGGCAACGCCGGGGCCGCCATCGCCACCTACGCCGCCCGCGCGGGGCTGGACGCGGAGATATACGTCCCCGCGGACATCAAGCAGTCCAAGCTGGTCGCCATCCAGCGCGCCGGCGCGCGCCCCGTCCGCGTGGAGGGCGACCGCGAGGCCGTCACCGAGGCCTGTCTCGCCGCGGTCGAGGGCGACGAGAGCGCCGCGAGCCTCGGCGACGCCCCGGGACAGAGCGGCGAGGGGTGGTACGGCAGCCACGCCTGGAACCCCGCGTTCTACGCCGGCACGATGACGTTCGCCTTCGAGGTGGCCGCCCAGCGCGAGTGGGCAGTGCCCGACGCCGTCGTCCTGCCGCTCGGCCACGGCACGCTCCTGCTCGGCGCGTACCGCGGCTTCCGCGCGCTCCGGGAGGCCGGCGTCACCGACGACGTGCCGCGGCTGCTGGCCGCCCAGGGCACCGGCTACGCGCCCATCGCCGAGGCGATCGGGAGCGACCCACCCGACGAGCCGGACCCGGGGGCGGAGCTGACCGCCGCGCTGGACCGCGATGAGGAGCCGGCCGAGCCGAACGAACTCGTCGACGGCGTCCACATCAAAGAGCCCGCCCGGAAGGACCAGATCGTCGACGCGATCCGCGACACCGGCGGCGACGCCGTCGCGCTGGACGCCGCCGCCGTCGAGGGGAGCCTGGACCGGCTCCACCGCGCCGGCTTCTACGTCGAACCGACGAGCGCCATCGCCCCGGCGGCGCTCTCGGAGTACCGCCGTCGCGGCGTCGTCGCCGAGTCCGACGACGTGGTCGTCCCCCTCACCGGGAGCGGGATGAAGACCCTGTAA
- a CDS encoding succinylglutamate desuccinylase/aspartoacylase family protein, protein MTTLGTASAAPGEMDTGRLRVGETRDGSPAELPVAVINGAASGKTLYVQAASDGDELNGVGVVQRVVPRLDPAEIAGTVLVVGIVNYHGFQVAEHRNPIDDTKMNRAYPGDESGTSSERIAAATFEAATRADLILDLHQGSTSRMINEVRVRCGKRHRAHSKCLELAKAFGAGYVLDQKGPDGQLARAAPDEGIPTVDPELGGSVGWDEESVRVGVEGVFNVLRHYGFLDGQADFDPQVRASGFDQFGSPVGGLVRYEHELGDRVSAGETLFRVTDTFGRRKAEVTADSSGIFWRSRRLPQVATGEYVCSVATDVDEY, encoded by the coding sequence ATGACGACGTTGGGAACCGCGAGCGCGGCCCCTGGCGAGATGGACACGGGGCGGCTCCGCGTCGGCGAGACCCGGGACGGGAGCCCGGCGGAGCTCCCCGTCGCGGTGATAAACGGCGCGGCGTCGGGCAAGACCCTGTACGTGCAGGCGGCGAGCGACGGCGACGAGCTGAACGGCGTCGGCGTGGTCCAGCGGGTCGTCCCGCGGCTCGACCCCGCCGAGATCGCCGGCACGGTGCTGGTCGTCGGGATCGTCAACTACCACGGGTTCCAGGTGGCCGAACACCGCAACCCGATCGACGACACGAAGATGAACCGGGCGTACCCCGGCGACGAGTCGGGCACGTCGAGCGAGCGCATCGCGGCGGCGACGTTCGAGGCGGCGACGCGGGCGGACCTGATCCTCGACCTCCACCAGGGGTCGACGAGCCGGATGATAAACGAGGTGCGCGTCCGGTGTGGCAAGCGCCACCGCGCCCACTCGAAGTGCCTGGAGCTGGCGAAGGCGTTCGGCGCGGGCTACGTGCTGGACCAGAAGGGGCCGGACGGCCAGCTCGCGCGGGCCGCCCCCGACGAGGGCATCCCGACGGTCGACCCCGAACTGGGCGGCTCGGTCGGCTGGGACGAGGAGAGCGTCCGCGTCGGCGTCGAGGGGGTGTTCAACGTCCTCCGGCACTACGGGTTTCTGGACGGCCAAGCCGACTTCGACCCGCAGGTGCGCGCGAGCGGCTTCGACCAGTTCGGCTCGCCCGTCGGCGGGCTGGTCCGGTACGAGCACGAACTGGGCGACCGCGTGAGCGCCGGCGAGACGCTGTTTCGCGTGACGGATACGTTCGGCCGGCGGAAGGCGGAGGTGACGGCCGACAGCAGCGGGATATTCTGGCGCTCCCGCCGACTGCCCCAGGTCGCGACCGGCGAGTACGTCTGCTCGGTCGCCACCGACGTGGACGAGTACTGA
- a CDS encoding GNAT family N-acetyltransferase: protein MADDLSIRRFDPGDGDRVRELHEDRRTAEVTRMRVDPDRQRQGYGTAILAALEDRATELGYETLVLDTLDRQTGAKRLYESFGYEETGRGRIGEYERVFYRKEL, encoded by the coding sequence ATGGCCGACGACCTGTCGATCCGGCGGTTCGACCCCGGCGACGGCGACCGGGTCCGCGAACTCCACGAGGACCGGCGGACCGCGGAGGTGACACGGATGCGCGTCGACCCGGACCGCCAGCGGCAGGGATACGGCACCGCGATCCTCGCCGCCCTCGAAGATCGCGCCACGGAACTCGGCTACGAGACGCTCGTGCTGGACACGCTGGACCGGCAGACGGGGGCGAAGCGGCTGTACGAGTCCTTCGGCTACGAGGAGACGGGTCGCGGACGGATCGGGGAGTACGAGCGGGTGTTTTACCGAAAAGAACTGTAG
- the ilvA gene encoding threonine ammonia-lyase, translated as MLDIGDVREARERVSETARRTPLDYSHTFSSMTGADVHLKLENFQRTGSFKIRGATNRIKTLTDDEKSAGVVTASAGNHAQGVALAASRVGVDSKIVMPENAPISKIKATQSYGAEVVLHGADYDEAAERAHEIERAEGRTYVHAFDDEKVMAGQGTIGLEIVEDLPEVDTVVVPIGGGGLISGISTAVKAYDPDVRVVGVQAAGASSVATSLEKGSIHELDAVDTIADGIATRSVGERPFEVIRERVDEVVTVPDADIAMAITNLLERSKTMVEGAGAVPLAALLEGHFEYDEDEVIVPALCGGNIDLNMLTTVIMRGLVETGRYLKLRTVLVDEPGSLENLIEIIADMRANIYAIQHDRTSREIGMSDTEVELDLETRGPDHVDRLLAELRDRGYEVDVLV; from the coding sequence ATGCTCGACATCGGCGACGTTCGCGAAGCGCGCGAGCGGGTATCGGAGACGGCCCGCCGGACGCCGCTTGACTACTCCCACACGTTCTCGTCGATGACCGGCGCGGACGTGCACCTGAAACTCGAGAACTTCCAGCGGACGGGGTCGTTCAAGATCCGCGGCGCGACGAACCGCATCAAAACGCTTACGGACGACGAAAAATCCGCGGGAGTCGTCACGGCCAGCGCGGGCAACCACGCGCAGGGCGTCGCCCTCGCGGCCTCCCGGGTCGGGGTCGACTCGAAGATCGTGATGCCGGAGAACGCGCCCATCTCGAAGATCAAGGCCACGCAGAGCTACGGGGCGGAGGTGGTGCTCCACGGGGCCGACTACGACGAGGCCGCGGAGCGCGCCCACGAGATCGAACGCGCGGAGGGGCGCACGTACGTCCACGCGTTCGACGACGAGAAGGTGATGGCCGGCCAGGGGACGATCGGGCTGGAGATAGTCGAGGACCTCCCCGAGGTCGACACCGTGGTCGTCCCCATCGGCGGCGGCGGCCTCATCTCGGGGATATCGACCGCGGTCAAGGCCTACGACCCGGACGTCCGGGTCGTCGGCGTCCAGGCGGCGGGCGCGTCGTCGGTCGCCACGTCGCTGGAGAAGGGGTCGATCCACGAACTCGACGCCGTCGACACGATCGCCGACGGGATCGCCACCCGGAGCGTCGGCGAGCGGCCGTTCGAGGTGATCCGCGAGCGGGTCGACGAGGTGGTGACGGTGCCCGACGCCGACATCGCGATGGCGATCACCAACCTGCTCGAACGCTCGAAGACGATGGTCGAGGGCGCGGGCGCGGTCCCCCTCGCGGCGCTGCTCGAAGGGCACTTCGAGTACGACGAGGACGAGGTCATCGTCCCCGCGCTCTGTGGCGGCAACATCGACCTGAACATGCTCACGACGGTGATAATGCGCGGGCTGGTCGAAACCGGTCGGTATCTGAAGCTCCGGACGGTGCTGGTGGACGAACCGGGGTCGCTGGAGAACCTGATCGAGATCATCGCCGACATGCGCGCGAACATCTACGCCATCCAGCACGACCGGACCTCCCGCGAGATCGGCATGAGCGACACCGAGGTCGAACTCGACCTGGAGACCCGCGGCCCCGACCACGTCGACCGCCTGCTTGCGGAGCTGCGCGACCGCGGGTACGAGGTCGACGTGCTGGTGTAG
- the lrp gene encoding HTH-type transcriptional regulator Lrp — protein MTYENLDAELVNALLNDGRASLRSLGEELDVSVTTVSNHLSDLEEDGVIDGYTPVVDYSALGYDVTAIIQLKVEGNALPDITGRLEGHKQMISVYEVTGNYDIIAIGKFQDTDGMNDQIKKLLTDPDINESNTSVVLDAASENEQFELDIHD, from the coding sequence ATGACGTACGAAAATCTCGACGCGGAGCTAGTGAATGCACTCCTGAACGACGGCCGGGCCAGCCTGCGGAGCCTCGGGGAGGAACTGGACGTCTCGGTGACGACGGTGTCGAACCACCTCTCGGACCTGGAGGAGGACGGAGTCATCGACGGCTACACACCGGTCGTCGACTACAGCGCGCTCGGCTACGACGTGACGGCGATCATCCAGCTGAAAGTCGAGGGGAACGCCCTCCCCGACATCACGGGGCGACTGGAGGGCCACAAGCAGATGATAAGCGTCTACGAGGTCACGGGCAACTACGACATCATCGCGATCGGTAAGTTCCAGGACACCGACGGGATGAACGACCAGATCAAGAAGCTGCTGACGGACCCCGACATCAACGAGAGCAACACGAGCGTCGTGCTGGACGCCGCCAGCGAGAACGAGCAGTTCGAGCTCGACATCCACGACTGA
- the thsB gene encoding thermosome subunit beta, translating to MQQGQPMIVMSEESQRVKDQDAQNYNISAARAVAEAVRSTLGPKGMDKMLVDSMGDVTITNDGVTILQEMDIDNPTAEMIIEVAETQEDEAGDGTTTAVAIAGELLKNAEDLLEQDIHPTAIIKGFHLASEQAREEVNEVAEDVDADDEDLLRSVAETSMTGKGAELNKEHLSQLIVDAVSAVTVDDTVDLEFLNIETQTGRSAGESELINGGTVSKDPVHDDMPKSVEDADILLLDQAIEVEETNVDTEVSVTDPDQLQQFLDQEEEQLKEKVDKIAASGADVVFCQKGIDDLAQHYLAKEGILAVRRAKKSDIEFLKEVVGANIVSDLSSLSADDLGYGDVTRDDEDELFYVTGDDAHGVTLILRGSTDHVVDELERGVNDALDVVAQTVSDGRVVAGGGAIEVEVASRLRDFADGVEGREQLAVEAFADSLELVPRVLAENAGLDSIDTLVDLRADHEAGDVRAGLNVFSAGVEDTFEAGVVEPAHAKEQALSSATEAANLVLKIDDIISAGDLSTDKGDDEAGGPGGAGGMGGMGGGMGGMM from the coding sequence ATGCAACAGGGCCAGCCGATGATCGTAATGAGCGAGGAGTCCCAGCGGGTGAAGGACCAGGACGCGCAGAACTACAACATCTCCGCTGCGCGTGCGGTCGCGGAGGCCGTCCGCTCCACGCTCGGCCCGAAAGGGATGGACAAGATGCTCGTCGACTCGATGGGCGACGTCACCATCACGAACGACGGCGTCACCATCCTTCAGGAGATGGACATCGACAACCCGACGGCCGAGATGATCATTGAGGTCGCCGAGACCCAGGAGGACGAGGCCGGCGACGGGACGACGACGGCCGTCGCCATCGCTGGCGAGCTTCTGAAGAACGCCGAGGACCTCCTCGAGCAGGACATCCACCCGACGGCGATCATCAAGGGCTTCCACCTCGCGAGCGAGCAGGCCCGCGAGGAGGTCAACGAGGTCGCCGAGGACGTCGACGCCGACGACGAGGACCTGCTGCGCTCCGTCGCCGAGACGTCGATGACCGGCAAGGGCGCCGAGCTGAACAAGGAGCACCTCTCCCAGCTCATCGTCGACGCCGTCTCGGCGGTCACCGTCGACGACACCGTCGACCTGGAGTTCCTCAACATCGAGACCCAGACCGGCCGCTCGGCCGGCGAGTCCGAGCTGATCAACGGCGGCACCGTCAGCAAGGACCCCGTCCACGACGACATGCCCAAGTCCGTCGAGGACGCCGACATCCTCCTGCTCGACCAGGCCATCGAGGTCGAGGAGACCAACGTCGACACCGAGGTTTCCGTCACGGACCCCGACCAGCTCCAGCAGTTCCTCGACCAGGAGGAGGAGCAGCTCAAGGAGAAGGTCGACAAGATCGCCGCCTCCGGCGCTGACGTCGTGTTCTGCCAGAAGGGCATCGACGACCTCGCCCAGCACTACCTCGCGAAGGAGGGCATCCTCGCCGTCCGCCGCGCGAAGAAGTCCGACATCGAGTTCCTCAAGGAGGTCGTCGGCGCGAACATCGTCTCCGACCTGAGCAGCCTCTCCGCGGACGACCTCGGCTACGGCGACGTCACCCGCGACGACGAGGACGAGCTGTTCTACGTCACCGGCGACGACGCCCACGGCGTGACGCTCATCCTCCGTGGCTCGACCGACCACGTCGTCGACGAGCTGGAGCGCGGCGTCAACGACGCGCTCGACGTCGTCGCACAGACCGTCTCCGACGGCCGCGTGGTCGCCGGCGGCGGTGCCATCGAGGTCGAGGTCGCCAGCCGACTGCGCGACTTCGCCGACGGCGTCGAGGGCCGCGAGCAGCTCGCCGTCGAGGCCTTCGCCGACTCGCTGGAGCTCGTCCCGCGCGTGCTCGCCGAGAACGCCGGTCTCGACTCCATCGACACGCTCGTCGACCTGCGCGCCGACCACGAGGCCGGCGACGTCCGCGCGGGCCTGAACGTGTTCTCCGCCGGCGTCGAGGACACGTTCGAGGCCGGCGTCGTCGAGCCCGCACACGCCAAGGAGCAGGCGCTGTCCAGCGCCACCGAGGCCGCGAACCTCGTGCTCAAGATCGACGACATCATCTCCGCCGGCGACCTGTCGACCGACAAGGGCGACGACGAGGCCGGCGGCCCCGGCGGTGCCGGCGGCATGGGCGGCATGGGCGGCGGCATGGGCGGCATGATGTAG